In one Corynebacterium bovis DSM 20582 = CIP 54.80 genomic region, the following are encoded:
- a CDS encoding DNA-directed RNA polymerase subunit beta': MLDVNFFDELRIGLATADDIRRWSKGEVKKPETINYRTLKPEKDGLFCERIFGPTRDWECACGKYKRVRYKGIICERCGVEVTKSKVRRERMGHIELAAPVTHIWYFKGVPSRLGYLLDLAPKDLEKIIYFAANIITSVDEEGRHNDQSTLEAEMLLEKKEVEADRDSELQERSEKLEADLAELEAAGAKADAKRKVQTAAEREMRHIRERAEREVDRLDEIWSTFVKLAPKQMIADENIYTELVDRYEDYFTGGMGAEAIQTLIRSFDLEAEAESLRETIRDGKGQKKLRALKRLKVVAAFLRSGNDPAGMVLDCIPVIPPELRPMVQLDGGRFATSDLNDLYRRVINRNNRLKRMLDLGAPEIIVNNEKRMLQESVDALFDNGRRGRPVTGPGNRPLKSLSDLLKGKQGRFRQNLLGKRVDYSGRSVIIVGPQLKLHQCGLPKLMALELFKPFVMKRLVEKSYAQNIKSAKRMVERQRPEVWDVLEEAISEHPVMLNRAPTLHRLGIQAFEPILVEGKAIQLHPLACEAFNADFDGDQMAVHLPLSAEAQAEARILMLASNNILSPASGKPLAMPRLDMVTGLYYLTLVKKETEFGGQGAYSPATDERPATGVYSSLAEAIMAYDRGVLGLQAPIRVRISHLRPPADVEADHFPDGWQRGETWLAETTLGRVLFNELLPWNYPYVEGVMAKKPQAAVINDLAAKYPMITVAQTVDKLKDAGFYWATRSGVTITMHDVLVLPNKAEILDRYEERARVIEKKMARGKINETERYNSLVDLWKEATDLVGESVEELYPDDNPIPMIVKSGAAGNMRQIWTLAGMKGMVTNSKGEYITRPIKTSFREGLSVLEYFNNSHGSRKGLADTALRTADSGYLTRRLVDVAQDVIVREDDCGTRRGVTLPLATPVLDAEGQETGEFRRAEFVETSVTGRFLADDATAPDGTVIIEAGNDLGDSDIDRLVAAGVREVKVRSVMTCETATGVCATCYGRSMATGKKVDIGEAVGIVAAQSIGEPGTQLTMRTFHQGGVGGDITGGLPRVQELFEARVPKARAPIASVDGTVRIDDGENFFTVTIVPDDGSDDVVYEKLSKRQGLAVVKNDGGYERQMRDGDHVTMGQQLLKGAADPHEVLRVLGRRGVQLHLINEVQKVYRDQGVAIHDKHIEIIVRQMLRRVTVIDSGSTEFLPGSLVEHADAVAASKEAVQSGGRPVEVRAEIMGITKASLATESWLSAASFQETTRVLTDAAINKRSDKLIGLKENVIIGKLIPAGTGIARYRNISVEPTEEARAAAYSIPSTFGDGFYGDDSYGEFTGAAVPLDDLDM, encoded by the coding sequence GTGCTGGACGTCAACTTCTTCGACGAGCTTCGCATCGGTCTGGCGACGGCCGACGACATCCGCCGCTGGTCCAAGGGCGAGGTGAAGAAGCCCGAGACCATCAACTACCGCACCCTCAAGCCCGAGAAGGACGGTCTGTTCTGCGAGCGCATCTTCGGCCCGACCCGGGACTGGGAGTGCGCCTGCGGCAAGTACAAGCGGGTCCGCTACAAGGGCATCATCTGTGAGCGCTGCGGCGTCGAGGTGACGAAGTCGAAGGTCCGCCGCGAGCGGATGGGCCACATCGAGCTCGCCGCCCCGGTGACGCACATCTGGTACTTCAAGGGTGTGCCCTCGCGGCTCGGTTACCTGCTCGACCTCGCCCCGAAGGATCTCGAGAAGATCATCTACTTCGCGGCGAACATCATCACGTCCGTCGACGAGGAGGGCCGGCACAACGACCAGTCCACCCTCGAGGCGGAGATGCTGCTGGAGAAGAAGGAGGTCGAGGCCGACCGCGACTCAGAGCTCCAGGAGCGTTCCGAGAAGCTCGAGGCCGACCTCGCCGAGCTCGAGGCCGCCGGCGCGAAGGCCGACGCGAAGCGGAAGGTGCAGACCGCCGCCGAGCGCGAGATGCGCCACATCCGCGAGCGCGCCGAGCGCGAGGTGGACCGGCTCGACGAGATCTGGAGCACGTTCGTCAAGCTCGCCCCGAAGCAGATGATCGCCGACGAGAACATCTACACCGAGCTCGTCGACCGCTACGAGGACTACTTCACGGGCGGCATGGGCGCCGAGGCGATCCAGACGCTCATCCGCAGCTTCGACCTCGAGGCCGAGGCCGAGAGCCTCCGCGAGACGATCCGCGACGGCAAGGGGCAGAAGAAGCTCCGCGCCCTCAAGCGGCTCAAGGTCGTCGCGGCGTTCCTCCGGTCCGGCAACGACCCGGCCGGCATGGTCCTCGACTGCATCCCGGTCATCCCGCCGGAGCTGCGGCCGATGGTCCAGCTCGACGGCGGCCGTTTCGCGACGTCCGACCTCAACGACCTGTACCGCCGCGTCATCAACCGGAACAACCGGCTCAAGCGCATGCTCGACCTCGGCGCGCCCGAGATCATCGTGAACAACGAGAAGCGCATGCTCCAGGAGTCCGTCGACGCGCTGTTCGACAACGGCCGGCGTGGCCGCCCCGTCACGGGGCCGGGCAACCGTCCGCTGAAGTCCCTGTCCGACCTGCTCAAGGGCAAGCAGGGCCGCTTCCGTCAGAACCTGCTCGGTAAGCGCGTGGACTACTCCGGGCGTTCCGTCATCATCGTCGGTCCGCAGCTCAAGCTGCACCAGTGCGGCCTGCCGAAGCTCATGGCCCTCGAGCTGTTCAAGCCGTTCGTCATGAAGCGGCTCGTCGAGAAGAGCTACGCGCAGAACATCAAGTCCGCCAAGCGGATGGTCGAGCGGCAGCGCCCCGAGGTCTGGGACGTGCTCGAGGAGGCCATCTCCGAGCACCCGGTCATGCTCAACCGTGCGCCCACCCTGCACCGGCTGGGCATCCAGGCGTTCGAGCCGATCCTCGTCGAGGGCAAGGCCATCCAGCTCCACCCGCTGGCCTGCGAGGCGTTCAACGCCGACTTCGACGGTGACCAGATGGCCGTCCACCTGCCGCTGTCGGCGGAGGCCCAGGCCGAGGCCCGGATCCTCATGCTCGCGTCGAACAACATCCTCTCCCCGGCGTCCGGTAAGCCGCTGGCCATGCCCCGTCTGGACATGGTCACGGGCCTGTACTACCTCACGCTCGTGAAGAAGGAGACCGAGTTCGGCGGCCAGGGCGCGTACAGCCCGGCGACCGACGAGCGCCCCGCGACCGGCGTGTACTCCTCGCTGGCCGAGGCGATCATGGCGTACGACCGTGGGGTCCTCGGGCTCCAGGCGCCGATCCGCGTGCGGATCAGCCACCTGCGCCCGCCGGCCGACGTCGAGGCGGATCACTTCCCCGACGGCTGGCAGCGCGGTGAGACCTGGCTCGCCGAGACGACCCTCGGCCGGGTGCTCTTCAACGAGCTCCTGCCGTGGAACTACCCGTACGTCGAGGGCGTCATGGCGAAGAAGCCGCAGGCGGCGGTCATCAACGACCTCGCGGCGAAGTACCCCATGATCACGGTCGCGCAGACCGTGGACAAGCTCAAGGACGCCGGCTTCTACTGGGCCACCCGCTCCGGTGTGACGATCACCATGCACGACGTGCTCGTCCTGCCGAACAAGGCCGAGATCCTCGACCGGTACGAGGAGCGGGCCCGGGTCATCGAGAAGAAGATGGCGCGCGGCAAGATCAACGAGACGGAGCGCTACAACTCGCTGGTCGACCTGTGGAAGGAGGCCACCGACCTCGTCGGTGAGTCCGTCGAGGAGCTCTACCCGGACGACAACCCGATCCCGATGATCGTGAAGTCGGGCGCGGCGGGCAACATGCGTCAGATCTGGACGCTCGCCGGCATGAAGGGCATGGTCACGAACTCGAAGGGTGAGTACATCACCCGTCCGATCAAGACCTCCTTCCGCGAGGGCCTCTCCGTGCTCGAGTACTTCAACAACTCCCACGGTTCCCGCAAGGGCCTCGCCGACACCGCCCTCCGTACCGCCGACTCGGGCTACCTCACCCGTCGTCTCGTCGACGTCGCGCAGGACGTCATCGTCCGCGAGGACGACTGCGGCACCCGCCGTGGCGTCACCCTGCCGCTCGCGACCCCGGTGCTCGACGCCGAGGGTCAGGAGACGGGCGAGTTCCGCCGCGCGGAGTTCGTCGAGACCTCCGTCACCGGCCGGTTCCTCGCCGACGACGCGACGGCCCCCGACGGCACCGTCATCATCGAGGCCGGCAACGACCTCGGTGATTCGGACATCGACCGCCTCGTCGCGGCCGGCGTGCGGGAGGTCAAGGTCCGCTCCGTCATGACGTGCGAGACCGCGACCGGCGTGTGCGCGACGTGCTACGGCCGCTCCATGGCGACCGGCAAGAAGGTCGACATCGGTGAGGCCGTGGGCATCGTCGCCGCGCAGTCCATCGGTGAGCCCGGCACGCAGCTGACCATGCGTACGTTCCACCAGGGTGGTGTCGGTGGCGACATCACCGGTGGTCTCCCGCGTGTCCAGGAGCTGTTCGAGGCCCGCGTGCCGAAGGCCCGCGCCCCGATCGCCTCCGTCGACGGCACGGTGAGGATCGACGACGGCGAGAACTTCTTCACCGTCACGATCGTTCCCGACGACGGCTCCGACGACGTCGTCTACGAGAAGCTGTCGAAGCGCCAGGGCCTGGCCGTCGTGAAGAACGACGGCGGCTACGAGCGCCAGATGCGCGACGGCGACCACGTGACGATGGGCCAGCAGCTCCTCAAGGGTGCCGCCGACCCGCACGAGGTGCTCCGCGTCCTCGGCCGCCGTGGTGTCCAGCTCCACCTCATCAACGAGGTGCAGAAGGTCTACCGCGACCAGGGTGTGGCCATCCACGACAAGCACATCGAGATCATCGTCCGGCAGATGCTGCGCCGCGTGACGGTCATCGACTCCGGGTCGACCGAGTTCCTCCCGGGCTCGCTCGTCGAGCACGCCGACGCCGTCGCGGCCTCGAAGGAGGCCGTGCAGAGCGGCGGGCGTCCGGTCGAGGTGCGTGCCGAGATCATGGGCATCACCAAGGCCTCGCTGGCCACCGAGTCCTGGCTCTCCGCCGCCTCCTTCCAGGAGACGACGCGCGTGCTCACCGACGCGGCGATCAACAAGCGCTCCGACAAGCTCATCGGGCTCAAGGAGAACGTCATCATCGGTAAGCTCATCCCGGCCGGCACGGGCATCGCCCGCTACCGGAACATCTCGGTCGAGCCGACCGAGGAGGCCCGGGCCGCCGCGTACTCCATCCCGTCGACGTTCGGCGACGGCTTCTACGGTGACGACTCCTACGGGGAGTTCACCGGCGCGGCCGTCCCGCTCGACGACCTGGACATGTAG
- the rpsL gene encoding 30S ribosomal protein S12, which translates to MPTIQQLVRKGRHDKTVKVSTAALKGSPQRRGVCTRVYTTTPKKPNSALRKVARVRLTSGIEVSAYIPGEGHNLQEHSMVLVRGGRVKDLPGVRYKIIRGSLDTQGVKDRKQARSRYGAKKEK; encoded by the coding sequence ATGCCTACTATTCAGCAGCTGGTCCGTAAGGGCCGCCACGACAAGACGGTGAAGGTCAGCACCGCCGCGCTCAAGGGTTCGCCCCAGCGCCGCGGCGTCTGCACGCGCGTCTACACGACCACGCCGAAGAAGCCGAACTCGGCTCTCCGGAAGGTCGCCCGTGTCCGCCTCACCTCCGGTATCGAGGTCTCCGCCTACATCCCGGGTGAGGGCCACAACCTTCAGGAGCACTCCATGGTGCTCGTGCGCGGTGGTCGTGTGAAGGACCTCCCGGGTGTCCGGTACAAGATCATCCGTGGCTCCCTCGACACGCAGGGCGTCAAGGACCGCAAGCAGGCACGTTCCCGCTACGGCGCGAAGAAGGAGAAGTAG
- the rpsG gene encoding 30S ribosomal protein S7 yields MPRKGPAPSRPVVKDPVYGDVIVTQLVNKVLLDGKKSTAERIVYGALETCREKTGTDPVLTLKKALDNVKPALEVRSRRVGGATYQVPVEVRPGRATTLALRWLVTFTRQRRENTMTERLANEILDASNGLGASVKRREDTHKMAEANRAFAHYRW; encoded by the coding sequence ATGCCGCGTAAGGGCCCCGCACCCTCCCGTCCCGTCGTCAAGGATCCGGTCTACGGTGACGTCATCGTCACCCAGCTCGTGAACAAGGTCCTCCTCGACGGCAAGAAGTCCACCGCCGAGCGCATCGTCTACGGTGCCCTCGAGACGTGCCGTGAGAAGACCGGCACGGACCCGGTGCTCACGCTGAAGAAGGCCCTCGACAACGTCAAGCCGGCCCTCGAGGTCCGCTCCCGCCGTGTCGGTGGCGCCACCTACCAGGTGCCCGTCGAGGTCCGCCCGGGCCGCGCGACGACCCTCGCGCTGCGCTGGCTGGTGACCTTCACCCGGCAGCGGCGTGAGAACACCATGACCGAGCGTCTCGCCAACGAGATCCTCGACGCCTCCAACGGCCTCGGCGCGTCCGTCAAGCGGCGCGAGGACACCCACAAGATGGCCGAGGCCAACCGCGCGTTCGCGCACTACCGCTGGTGA
- the fusA gene encoding elongation factor G, translating to MALEALTDLKKVRNIGIMAHIDAGKTTTTERILYYTGINRKIGETHDGASTMDWMDQEKERGITITSAATTCFWNGNQINIIDTPGHVDFTVEVERSLRVLDGAVAVFDAKEGVEPQSEQVWRQATKYDVPRICFVNKMDKLGADFYFTVDTIINRLGAKPLVMQLPIGTEDNFDGVVDLLNMQAITWPGTVEIGAEPTIEEIPDDLKDKAAEYREKLVEAVAESDEELMERYFSGEEITVDELKTHIRKLTINSEVYPVYCGSAYKNKGIQPMLDAVIDFLPNPMDVGSIQGHDVNDPEKVLTRQPSKDEPFSALAFKVATHPFFGRLIYVRVYSGSVESGAQVFNATKGKKERIGKLFQMHSNKEQPVDKASAGHIYAFIGLKDTTTGDTLCDSNDQIILESMDFPDPVIKVSIEPKTKSDQEKLGTAIQKLSEEDPTFTVELDEETGQTVVGGMGELHLDVFVDRMKREFKVEANVGAPQVAYRETIRKPVEKLEFTHKKQTGGSGQFARVIIAIEPYENPEDPEEMYLFDNQVTGGRVPKEYIPSVDAGIQDAMQYGYLAGFPLVNIKATLLDGAYHEVDSSEMAFKIAGSQALKEAVAKAKPVLLEPLMAVEITTPEEYMGEVIGDVNSRRGQVQSMEDRAGAKVVKARVPLSEMFGYVGDLRSKTQGRANYSMIFDSYGEVPANVSQEIIAERTGGSH from the coding sequence GTGGCACTTGAAGCGTTGACCGACCTGAAGAAGGTCCGCAACATCGGCATCATGGCGCACATCGATGCCGGTAAGACCACCACGACCGAGCGCATCCTGTACTACACCGGCATCAACCGCAAGATCGGTGAGACCCACGACGGTGCGTCGACGATGGACTGGATGGACCAGGAGAAGGAGCGCGGCATCACGATCACGTCGGCCGCGACGACCTGCTTCTGGAACGGCAACCAGATCAACATCATCGACACGCCCGGTCACGTCGACTTCACGGTCGAGGTCGAGCGCTCCCTGCGCGTGCTCGACGGTGCGGTCGCGGTCTTCGACGCGAAGGAAGGCGTCGAGCCCCAGTCCGAGCAGGTGTGGCGGCAGGCGACCAAGTACGACGTCCCGCGCATCTGCTTCGTGAACAAGATGGACAAGCTCGGCGCGGACTTCTACTTCACCGTCGACACCATCATCAACCGCCTCGGCGCGAAGCCGCTGGTCATGCAGCTCCCGATCGGCACGGAGGACAACTTCGACGGCGTCGTCGACCTCCTCAACATGCAGGCGATCACGTGGCCCGGCACCGTCGAGATCGGCGCCGAGCCGACGATCGAGGAGATCCCGGACGACCTCAAGGACAAGGCCGCCGAGTACCGCGAGAAGCTCGTCGAGGCCGTCGCCGAGTCCGACGAGGAGCTCATGGAGCGCTACTTCTCGGGCGAGGAGATCACGGTCGACGAGCTCAAGACGCACATCCGCAAGCTCACGATCAACTCCGAGGTCTACCCGGTCTACTGCGGGTCCGCCTACAAGAACAAGGGCATCCAGCCGATGCTCGACGCCGTCATCGACTTCCTCCCGAACCCGATGGACGTCGGCTCGATCCAGGGCCACGACGTCAACGACCCGGAGAAGGTCCTGACCCGTCAGCCGTCCAAGGACGAGCCGTTCTCGGCCCTCGCCTTCAAGGTCGCGACGCACCCGTTCTTCGGCCGCCTCATCTACGTCCGCGTGTACTCCGGCTCCGTCGAGTCCGGCGCGCAGGTCTTCAACGCGACCAAGGGCAAGAAGGAGCGCATCGGCAAGCTCTTCCAGATGCACTCCAACAAGGAGCAGCCGGTCGACAAGGCCTCCGCGGGCCACATCTACGCCTTCATCGGTCTCAAGGACACGACGACCGGTGACACACTGTGCGACTCGAACGACCAGATCATCCTGGAGTCCATGGACTTCCCGGACCCGGTCATCAAGGTCTCCATCGAGCCGAAGACGAAGTCCGACCAGGAGAAGCTGGGCACCGCGATCCAGAAGCTCTCCGAGGAGGACCCGACCTTCACCGTCGAGCTCGACGAGGAGACCGGCCAGACCGTCGTCGGCGGCATGGGCGAGCTCCACCTCGACGTCTTCGTCGACCGCATGAAGCGCGAGTTCAAGGTCGAGGCGAACGTCGGCGCCCCGCAGGTCGCGTACCGCGAGACGATCCGCAAGCCCGTTGAGAAGCTCGAGTTCACGCACAAGAAGCAGACCGGTGGTTCCGGCCAGTTCGCCCGCGTCATCATCGCGATCGAGCCCTACGAGAACCCCGAGGACCCCGAGGAGATGTACCTCTTCGACAACCAGGTCACGGGTGGCCGCGTGCCGAAGGAGTACATCCCCTCCGTCGACGCCGGTATCCAGGACGCGATGCAGTACGGCTACCTCGCCGGCTTCCCGCTGGTGAACATCAAGGCCACGCTGCTCGACGGCGCCTACCACGAGGTCGACTCCTCCGAGATGGCGTTCAAGATCGCCGGTTCCCAGGCGCTCAAGGAGGCCGTCGCCAAGGCGAAGCCGGTCCTGCTCGAGCCGCTCATGGCCGTCGAGATCACGACCCCCGAGGAGTACATGGGCGAGGTCATCGGCGACGTGAACTCCCGCCGTGGCCAGGTCCAGTCCATGGAGGACCGTGCCGGCGCGAAGGTCGTCAAGGCCCGCGTGCCGCTGTCCGAGATGTTCGGGTACGTCGGTGACCTGCGGTCCAAGACCCAGGGTCGCGCGAACTACTCGATGATCTTCGACTCCTACGGTGAGGTTCCCGCGAACGTCTCCCAGGAGATCATCGCGGAGCGGACCGGCGGCTCCCACTAG
- the tuf gene encoding elongation factor Tu, producing MAKAKFERTKPHVNIGTIGHVDHGKTTTTAAITKVLADTYPDLNQAFAFDAIDKAPEEKERGITINISHVEYQTEKRHYAHVDAPGHADYIKNMITGAAQMDGAILVVAATDGPMPQTREHVLLARQVGVPYILVALNKCDMVDDEDLIELVEMEVRELLAEQDYDEDAPIIHISALKALEGDPEWTQRIVDLMKACDDAIPDPERETDKPFLMPIEDIFTITGRGTVVTGRVERGILNVNEEVEILGICENSQKTTVTSIEMFNKFLDTAEAGDNAALLLRGLKREDVERGQIVAKPGAYTPHTEFEGSVYILSKDEGGRHTPFFDNYRPQFYFRTTDVTGVVKLPEGTDMVMPGDNVDMSVTLIQPVAMDEGLRFAIREGGRTVGAGRVTKITK from the coding sequence GTGGCGAAGGCTAAGTTCGAGCGTACTAAGCCGCACGTTAACATCGGTACCATCGGTCACGTCGACCACGGCAAGACCACCACCACGGCTGCCATCACCAAGGTTCTGGCCGACACCTACCCGGACCTGAACCAGGCCTTCGCGTTCGACGCCATCGACAAGGCGCCGGAGGAGAAGGAGCGTGGTATCACGATCAACATCTCCCACGTCGAGTACCAGACGGAGAAGCGCCACTACGCGCACGTCGACGCCCCGGGCCACGCGGACTACATCAAGAACATGATCACCGGTGCCGCCCAGATGGACGGCGCGATCCTCGTCGTGGCCGCCACCGACGGCCCGATGCCGCAGACCCGTGAGCACGTCCTCCTGGCCCGTCAGGTCGGTGTGCCCTACATCCTCGTCGCCCTCAACAAGTGCGACATGGTCGACGACGAGGACCTCATCGAGCTCGTCGAGATGGAGGTCCGTGAGCTCCTCGCCGAGCAGGACTACGACGAGGACGCCCCGATCATCCACATCTCCGCCCTCAAGGCCCTCGAGGGTGACCCGGAGTGGACGCAGCGCATCGTCGACCTCATGAAGGCCTGCGACGACGCCATCCCGGATCCGGAGCGCGAGACGGACAAGCCGTTCCTCATGCCGATCGAGGACATCTTCACGATCACCGGCCGCGGCACCGTCGTCACGGGCCGTGTCGAGCGTGGCATCCTCAACGTCAACGAGGAGGTCGAGATCCTGGGTATCTGCGAGAACTCCCAGAAGACGACCGTCACCTCCATCGAGATGTTCAACAAGTTCCTCGACACGGCCGAGGCCGGCGACAACGCCGCCCTGCTGCTCCGTGGCCTGAAGCGCGAGGACGTCGAGCGTGGCCAGATCGTGGCCAAGCCGGGCGCCTACACGCCGCACACCGAGTTCGAGGGCTCCGTGTACATCCTCTCCAAGGACGAGGGTGGCCGCCACACGCCGTTCTTCGACAACTACCGTCCGCAGTTCTACTTCCGGACGACCGACGTCACCGGCGTCGTCAAGCTGCCGGAGGGCACCGACATGGTCATGCCGGGCGACAACGTCGACATGTCCGTCACGCTGATCCAGCCGGTCGCGATGGACGAGGGCCTGCGGTTCGCCATCCGTGAGGGTGGCCGCACCGTCGGCGCCGGCCGCGTCACCAAGATCACCAAGTAA
- a CDS encoding nuclease-related domain-containing protein, which produces MARRSGTRPPGGGAWSLFHELAIPVEIARLNADPNSGVTYRLPEPTAPPTRPRSRYLVMAIGSCLLYWVCSLMAISVDMSGIGNAALVIGAVLVVVLIVRRVRYRARCRAAARSPFDDIPTSVFEKFGPTVNEAVRLARQRDRRAFTDRFEYYDVEIVNAAMGAATEEWIGASLESTLPETWDIAHDVLILSEPPATGVSANIDHLLSGPAGLVMVDAKHWIGETVLAEDGRLVRYRGPSRQKAVETCLFEASCLAVPPVEIVIAVDGGTVRDGFIRVPRVNPSLPDIPVAVVEWSLAGVPGNHGSGCPHRPGPADRRVAAGGGGVGAPHAGGERLRAGTA; this is translated from the coding sequence ATGGCACGACGATCCGGCACCAGACCCCCCGGCGGCGGGGCGTGGTCCCTGTTCCACGAACTCGCGATCCCCGTCGAGATCGCCCGGCTCAACGCCGACCCGAACTCCGGCGTGACCTACCGGCTCCCTGAGCCGACGGCGCCTCCGACCAGGCCCCGTTCCCGCTACCTGGTCATGGCCATCGGCTCGTGCCTGTTGTACTGGGTCTGCTCACTGATGGCCATCTCGGTCGACATGAGCGGCATCGGCAACGCCGCCCTCGTGATCGGAGCGGTGCTGGTTGTCGTGCTCATCGTGCGACGGGTCAGGTACAGGGCCCGCTGCAGGGCGGCGGCGCGGTCCCCTTTCGACGACATCCCGACGTCGGTCTTCGAGAAGTTCGGACCGACCGTCAACGAGGCCGTGCGGCTCGCACGGCAGCGCGACCGCCGGGCGTTCACGGACCGGTTCGAGTACTACGACGTCGAGATCGTCAACGCGGCGATGGGGGCGGCAACCGAGGAGTGGATCGGAGCGTCGCTGGAGTCCACCCTCCCTGAGACCTGGGACATCGCGCACGACGTCCTGATCCTGTCCGAGCCCCCTGCCACCGGGGTCAGCGCCAACATCGACCACCTCCTGTCCGGCCCGGCGGGACTGGTCATGGTGGACGCGAAGCACTGGATCGGCGAGACCGTGCTCGCGGAGGATGGACGGCTGGTGCGCTACCGCGGCCCGTCACGGCAGAAGGCCGTCGAGACGTGCCTGTTCGAGGCGTCGTGTCTCGCGGTTCCACCGGTGGAGATCGTCATCGCCGTTGACGGTGGCACCGTCCGCGACGGGTTCATCCGCGTGCCCCGGGTCAATCCGTCCCTGCCGGACATCCCCGTGGCCGTGGTGGAGTGGTCCCTGGCCGGCGTACCTGGAAACCATGGATCCGGATGTCCCCATCGACCTGGACCGGCTGATCGCCGCGTCGCCGCGGGTGGTGGCGGGGTAGGCGCGCCGCACGCGGGAGGGGAGCGCCTCCGCGCGGGGACGGCGTAG
- a CDS encoding DUF6286 domain-containing protein — translation MTATRSADPSGTRPHGPRGLSGDTYRPEPSGRFAAPLTVSDDTPHAAAGTGPRSATGGPQATGGAAASSDGVDTSAGAVEAAPEPKASPAARWLVMFIGLLFLCLCGVAVHDILVMQDVVSGGQWLEPVFTWLGDLTFQSWMFPVAIVCAVLALLVLWLVLKPRARTHIGVGDNTAAWMRPVDVARMSTAAARRVHGVLRAHSVATRKKVTVTAVAAVDNGEVERRITEAVTARTRLLASPPTVTVRITTGGESR, via the coding sequence GTGACAGCGACACGCAGTGCCGACCCGTCCGGTACCCGACCCCACGGCCCACGCGGCCTGAGCGGTGACACCTACCGCCCGGAGCCGTCGGGGCGCTTCGCCGCGCCCCTCACCGTCTCCGACGACACGCCCCACGCCGCCGCCGGCACCGGACCCCGGTCCGCCACGGGTGGCCCGCAGGCCACCGGCGGGGCCGCGGCGTCGTCCGACGGCGTCGACACCTCCGCCGGGGCCGTCGAGGCCGCGCCGGAGCCGAAGGCCTCCCCCGCCGCCCGGTGGCTGGTCATGTTTATCGGGCTGCTCTTCCTCTGCCTGTGCGGCGTCGCCGTGCACGACATCCTCGTCATGCAGGACGTCGTCTCCGGCGGCCAGTGGCTCGAGCCGGTGTTCACGTGGCTCGGGGACCTCACGTTCCAGTCGTGGATGTTCCCCGTGGCCATCGTGTGCGCCGTCCTCGCGCTCCTCGTCCTGTGGCTCGTCCTCAAGCCCCGGGCGCGGACCCACATCGGTGTCGGCGACAACACCGCGGCGTGGATGCGCCCCGTCGACGTCGCGCGCATGAGCACCGCCGCCGCGCGCCGCGTCCACGGTGTGCTCCGGGCGCACAGCGTCGCCACCCGGAAGAAGGTGACCGTGACCGCGGTCGCCGCCGTCGACAACGGCGAGGTCGAGCGTCGGATCACCGAGGCCGTCACCGCCCGGACCCGGCTGCTGGCCTCCCCGCCGACGGTCACCGTCCGCATCACGACCGGAGGTGAGTCCCGATGA